The segment ctttgtggccctggctgtcttgcagctcactctaaagaccaggctgtccttgaacttacataCCTGCcagccttctgcctcccaagtgctaggattaaaattATGTACCGCCACCACCTGGCCATCATGAgttttttcaaaataacatagGTTTATTATACTACTCATCATAGTGTTTGGGGAAGCAGCTAAGTTGGCTTTGGATAACTGGTGAGACAGGTCATTCATTGGCTGATTCTGATTGACTGCCTCTATGCAGCAGTGCTGTTCACCTATAATCTTTGCACCTTTAGCGATAAGcaaataaaatgcatttagtgacaggtttttctcttttcctgttctTATGAACCCTGAGTGACAGAGCTAACTATGATGAACGTTAATGGTGGGAAAGAAACCTCATTAGACTGACCTAAATCAGTCAACAGTAAACAATCAGGAATTCACAGCTGGCTCCCACTTTAGCCTCTTGCCTTTCATCAACCCTGACACTAACCTCTGCGGTGGGATTAGAGTTGACATTTGTCCACAGTTTACAGTGGGTGGCTTTTGCTAACTTGACAGGAAGACCAATTCTAGTTGAACCTGGGTAACTGTGTGGAAATCTAGCTTATTTTCTCTTAGCTTCTAGTGTTCTGGCAAGAGGCCTCTTCTGGCTGTTAGCAATTCTGTTCACACATTTGCTTATAtcaactttgtttaaaaaaacaaacaaacaaaaaacagatttttgGATCATTCTGACTTAAAAAGTACTTGATGACTGTATTGTCTGGCTTTATGTCAGCTATTATATTAGCATAAATGGTTTTCACTTTTCTCTCAATGATCATTAAAATGCTTAGTAGAGCTAAGTAAGGGTGTAAACTCAGCTACCCCCAGCACCCAACATTCCCTCAAACCCAATTTTTTACATGGATACTGGGACTCCAAACTAAGCCCTTATGCATAGCAAACACCTCACCTACTAAGCTCCTCCTCAACCCCTATTGGAGTTTATTGTGTTGACACAGGTTCTCAGATAGAACCAAGGATGGCCTTATGTTACCACACCAGATTGAAAGTTTCTTATTTCTTGGTTTAAAAGGAATGAATAATTTCTTAAGTTTAAAGATGTATGGCAGTTAATGATGTTTCAGGCCTTAAGTGTCTCAGTGAGTCCCAGGGCTGCTTCTATGTCTCTCAGGAGAgacaaataggaaaataaaactcTTTGAAGACTAGTTgagtggtagtggtgcacgcctttaatcccagttctgggaagcagaggcaagtgaatctatctctgagttcaaggccagcctgggctacacaaagaaaccccatTTTGAAACAAAAAACCCTTTTTCAAATTGAGCACAgtaggttttttctttttaagacacttaactactgagctgggcagtggtggcacatgcttttaatcccagcactcaagaggcaggcagatttgagtttgaggacagcctgctctacagtgtgagttctaggacagccagggctatatagagaaaccctgtttcacccccccacccccaaattaaGCTTTGGTATTTTAACTCGTTGTTTCCTGGAATTTACAATACATTTAACTGTTTTCCTTTAATTGTTACTATAGAATTAGCTTGCAAAATTATTTTACCTTGATAGTACTAATAATGGCTGGGGTCATTGATAGTAACAGAAAGTTGGCAGCGGGTGACACTGGCCCAGAGTGTAAGCACCCTTAGGTACATTTCAGAGTACTATgctagaaaagcaagaaccaagATGCTAAATGAAATCTTTATAGTTTAGATGGTGTGCGTTATACAACATCTATCTAAATTAAATGATGAAAATGAAGAGACTGATTTTTGTGTTGACATTTTATTTGGTTGGTAGTTGCTTTGTAGTTGGTTGATTGGCTTTGGAGATGGTCTCTTAAGTATGCAGTACAGGTTAGCTTTGAACTTGAAATTCTCTTATGtctgcctcccagttgctggAGTTCTAGAATGACACTGTACTGTCTCCACCTCAAGTTTCGTGATTGTATGTGTTGGGTGGTGGGGGCGGGATGTGTCAAGGGGGACAGACCCTGTGGCTTGCCTGTGGCGGTCAGGACAACTCTGTGGAGTTGATTCTGTCCTCCCAGGTTGATTCTGGGGATCAGGTATAGTCACTGGGCACCTTTAATTGCTGAGAAATCTTGCCTGCCCAAGAATAGGTTTTGGGTTGTTTAGTTTCTTCCTGTTATTACTGTGGTAATcgctgtgctggagagatggcttagcagttaagaacactggttactctttcagaggtcctgaattcaatttccagaaactacatggtggctacaaccatcggtaatggaatctgatgccctcttgtgtaTGCAGACAGGGcactcatgtatataaaataaatttaaaattaaaaaaaaaatgctgagcgtggtggcgcacacatgtaaccccagcacttgagaggcagagtcaggcaggtttctaagtttgtggccagcctggtctacagagtgagtaggacaggacagccagggctacacagagaaaccctgtctcgaaaaatcaaaagaaaaaaaaaggaaaaaaaaggaattggACTGCTTTTAGTTGTGTAGTGTGAACTGTCACCACCATCTTATCTCTAGAATTAACTCTATAACTGTAAATAATAAATCCTTCCCTACAGAATGGAAACCACCACTCTAATGAATTACGTACTAAAGCTGAGGTCTATAAATTGCTCCCCCATAGTATTGATACCATGGTGAGTCAACCAAGTATTGGCGTTCATTGTGTagtgcttgtgtttgtgttttaggCTCTTACAGCGTTACTTTCAGATGACAGCAAGTTTGGTTTTATTGTAATAGACGGCAGTGGTGCTCTTTTTGGCACTCTCCAGGGAAACACCAGAGAAGTCCTGCACAAATTCACTGTGGATCTCCCAAAGAAACACGGTACGGAGAGGGCCGCTCAGTCGGGGCCTTTACTGTCTGTCACAGTAGTCACTGTCAATAAGCACACTTGTACGTAGCAGTGACAGAGGTGGTGATTagtttggctgttttgtttttgcttcgtAAGGCTTGTTGTACTTTTTTAATAGTTGCTCTTTTCCCACCACTTTTGTGTCACAGGCAGAGGAGGCCAGTCAGCCTTGCGTTTTGCCCGTTTAAGAATGGAAAAGCGGCATAACTATGTCCGGAAAGTAGCAGAGACTGCTGTGCAGCTGTTTATTTCTGGAGATAAAGTGAATGTGGCTGGTCTGGTTTTAGCTGGATCAGCTGACTTTAAAACTGAACTAAGTCAATCTGACATGTTTGACCAGGTAAGAGAAAGGGAACTGCCAGTGCAGGGTTCCCTGTGAGATCGTTCATTCCAGTGCAGGGTGCATGTGTGGCCCTCCAGCCATAAACGCCCCAGGTTAGAAACAGTGGCTGGAGAGTTGCCTCGGTGGTTAAGGGTGAGCACCGCTCATGCGGAGGACCTAAgtctgatcccagcacccatgttagatGGTTATAGGTATAACTCTAGCTCCGAGGGGTCcaataacatttttttaagagtGGTATTTCAGTAAAGAGATTTGAAGTcctaatgtttttgtttctgtttatgttAGAGGTTGCAatctaaagttttaaaattagttGATATATCCTATGGTGGTGAAAATGGATTCAACCAAGCTATTGAATTATCTACTGAGGTTCTCTCCAACGTGAAGTTCATTCAAGAGAAGAAATTAATAGGTATCGGTGAAATCCTACTATTTTTATTCTGTGAAATGTCTTTGGTGTGTATGCATGGCACTGGGAAGGTGTAAAAGAAAGGGCTAGGTATAGTAGTTCACACTTGTGGTCCCCGAACTTGCTGTGGTGAGGGGGGTTGtcaatcaagagttcaaggtcatgccTGGTCACAGTGTTAGGCCattctgggctatatgagactcttatcccaaacaaaactaaaataaagagtaaaagaatggaaagttaaacatttttactgaaggaaaaaaagaagtagtATCAGTTGGACACATGACATATACTTCTATAACCCAGAAAGCTACGATGGTTGTATTGCCACAAGTTCCAGCTGGCCTGCCTTTGAGAGGGAGGCTCTGGGCTGAGAGTAGGGGCTACTGGGAAAGAGGGTCAGTTGATACAGTGCTTGCCCAGCGGCATTCACAAGACCAGTATTGTATACCCCAAAACAAGAACTTgtatagaattttttttgtttttctcccacACAGAATCCAAAGAGGAGGCATACAGTCTCCTCTCTGGGTTTTATAGAGAGTTCCTTTACCCTTCTGTGTTAGCCTCTCAAGTACGGTACCAACCTTAAAGGGGTACAGGAAAGGGCAACTGGGGACAACTTAGGCAGGTCAACAAAAGATGGTGTGTGAACCTTCAGTCTCCTTGGCCCTATAGCCTGGCCTTCCTTCACTCAAGGCCAAGGTATGTATGCCTGTTCATGGTCCCTAGCAGCATAGAGCTAGGTACTAGGAACAGGCTCTGGTGCGTCAGCTGCCAAGTCTGGGACTGAAAGTGGAATCCTCTTTAATAGTTAGCGATTAGGACTGGTAGAAATGATTTCAAATCTTGTGCATACCAAAATCCGTAACTGTGAAAGGCTCTAAAAGAAGTGGTATACTATATATGCCTATGTACACCCTCCCCTGTACTTTAAACTATCTCTTAATTATTGGTAATATCTAGCACATTGTAAATATTACATTAATAATAGTCTGCTATTGTTTGGATTATGAAGACAGGTCTGTGTATGTTCCCTGCAGATCCAGAGTACACACTGGCATGTCATGCTtagttttctaaatatatttaatcCACAGTTGGTTAAGTTCATGGAAACCAGGTGCCAccatatattttattcttatgtCCCTAATCCACAGGGCGATACTTTGATGAAATTAGCCAGGACACAGGCAAGTACTGTTTTGGAGTTGAAGATACACTAAAGGCTTTGGAAATGGGAGCTGTAGAGATTCTAATAGTCTATGAAAATCTGGATATAATGAGATACGTTCTTCATTGCCAAGGCacagaaggtaaaaaaaaaaaaaagaatataatttttgcTGTGACATTTCTCTGTTCAGAAATCCTTTGTTTCAGACAGTTTAAGGTAACATCTAAGTGTCGTGGGTCATGTGGTCACCCCCACTATCCTACCCCCTAGCTTTATAATGCCCGTTCATCATTAGATTAGCCAAGAATATGGGCTATATCATGAATGTCTGATGTTTCCTTGTACAGGGACGGGGTACCAGGTACTTGGTGTGCTGAGATGTTTGTGGGAAGGTTTGGTAGTTAGTCCAGGAATCCTTTTCTTATCTGATCTCCTGCAGAGCTTATATCTGTTAGTACTTTGTGAGCCAGgttaacattttttgtttttaacttttatactACAGAGGAGAAAATTCTCTATTTAACTCCAGAACAAGAGAAAGATAAATCTCACTTCACAGACAAAGAGGTATGTAAAGTGTTCTTCGCTTAGTGATAACATACAAAAAAGCTTGAGTGTTAAAGCACTGGTAACATACGGTATCAGCTCTGGGGACAAAGCTTCATTCTAGTCAGACAGTCATGGAAGGGCAGCAGTGTCTCTGCCGCACACTGATCTGTGTCCACGGAAGGCAGAATCATGGTCATTATAGACCATAAGCTATAAGCTGAGTGAGAGACGCAGGcactctgggttcaaggccatctgGAACTACATAAGACCCTATCTCTAAAAATAAGCTAAGGAATCAGGAAAACATTGTTATCCTTGAAATAACAGAAATTTAATTTGAGTAGCACTGTCCTAGCTCTGTGTGTGAGCCTTGTGCTTTGTTAGTTGTGGGGTGGGgggctttgagacagggtttttctctgtagctccagctgttctctgttctgaaactcactctgtaagcaGACCGACCTAAACCCAGATatacacctgcttctgccttccaagtactgggattaaaggcatgcaccaccaatgcttggtttgctttgttgttttttagGATTTTATCATCTTTTCCTTTGCACTGCTAGGTTTAAATGCATCACCATAGTTTAAAAGGAATGCTACCTTTCTCTTTTTTGGGGGCGGGTGGGGAGgcggttgagacagggttttgggTTAATGATGACCAAGCCTGAAAACTGACTTGGGCACAATGTCTTCTGATCATTGTGCATGCACACTCCACACACAACACTGGACACCTTGGAAACAAGGCTGTGGGGCTAAAGGGatgctcagcagttcagagcacttgtcCTTGCAGAGGTCCTAGGTCTGCGTTCTTGCATCTTCATGGCAGCCCACATGGTCTGGAATTCCAGTTCCTAGGCACAGGCAGATTATTTATTTAGGCTTTCCTGTTGTGTATGTCTCTTCTGGTTtgagaaatgaagagaaaccACAATAGCCTAGTTTCTGGAATCAGCCACAGGAATTAAGTTGACAGCTAAGAATGGTTTAGCATTTTGTTGCTGAGCCCACATCCTAGGGGGAAATACTGAAATAATCAGTTTATCTACCATTTATGCTTAGGTTTGTGCAATTACAATATTCAAAATGGTGAGGGCCCTGGGTATGTCCTAAGCTGTATGTCTGATCCCGTCGTTTCTGTTCGTGTGCAGACTGGACAGGAACATGAGCTGATAGAGAGCATGCCTCTCTTGGAATGGTTTGCTAACAACTATAAAAAATTTGGAGCTACACTAGAAATTGTCACTGATAAGTCACAAGAAGGATCACAGTTTGTGAAAGGATTTGGTGGAATTGGAGGTGAGTAGCAAACTCAAACCAGGATCTTCTTAGCTACCCTGAAATAGTTTACTTGAGTGACATATGTCTTCTCTACTTGGAAGAAATGGTTGGATCAGCATGTGATGCCATATTCCTTAATTTTGACCaatttttggtaatttttaatgttttctattagcattttgttggtttgtttacttttttgagGCCGGGTTTCTTCATGGaatcctggctatcctagaactcactttgtagatcaggtttccgtaaaactcacagagatcggcctcctctgcctcctgagtgctgtagaCACGTGCCACTGCCCATTTTTTTCATGCATGTACGCAATGTATTTCATCTGCGGCTTGgtggtattgtgtgtgtatttatgtggacACAAGAGTCCCATGGcaggcatgtggaggtcagaaggcttgcaggagttggttctccttCCTCCGTGTGGGTCCTGAAGAGTCTGCAAGGGCCTTACCTGCAGAACCATCTTGCTAggcctgtgttttgttttggggagtgTGGTTTTGTGCCTACAAACATTCAGGTGTCACACAGTAACCGTGAAACTGTTCTTCCCATTATGTGAGTTCCTGGGATGAAATTTGAGTCGTCAGGCTTAGCACatgccctggaattcactgagttatctgtcccctcccctttgtgggttTTTCTAGGGGATGGGGAACTAGCCTGGGATTCAGTGTGCCGTCGGAACTGGCCTGCAACACTGGCGGTCTTGTGCCTTgtgccttggcctcccaggtaCTAAGATTTAtatttgtgagctaccatgcctggGGCTAATTGTTAGGACTGATTCTAGAGTGGGCTGGGCCTGTGCTGTCAGAGCAGTCCCTCTCTGCTTTAAGAGCCCAGGGTACTTATCTGCTTTGTTTCTGCAGGTATCTTGCGGTACCGAGTAGATTTCCAGGGAATGGAATACCAAGGAGGAGATGATGAATTTTTTGACCTTGATGACTACTAGGTAGTCGACATGGGTCCGGCAAAACGTGCCTCACCCTCCAGCATTCAACCCAAGGAGCATACCCGTGGTGGAATCCAAACAGATCCCTGCCTTACAATTGGAACATTTCCAGAACTTAATCCGCGAGCATTGGATACTGAAAAGTGAAACAAAACCAGACCCAACCCTACACTTTGGTTTGTCGTGGTATCAGCGCAGCAGCCTACAACTAAGTCCCTAAATGCCACTTTGgactaatttaaaaagaatcccAGTTTTTACTTTTACTTGATGGTAAAATTGGTTGCTcttgtattttatgaaaaaaatgatttttttaacctTCATACATAGAAGCAAAATACTTTAACTGCTGTAAACCTTCAAAAGTTAGTAGAAGTGAGATCATACtggtttgtttcttcctttgatCGGAGAATAACTAAATTGCTGCATTTCGCAGTGACCCATTTACATGGCATTCTCGGCTTAGACTGCACAAGAAGAAATATATGTGAACTATTGGAACTGTTTCTCTCTCGGTCTCTGTTTAATGTTGAAAGGGTGAGCTAATAGGAGGCAATTTCATCTTCTCCCCCTCATGCTCCCCCATTCCCAGACTGTCCGTCTCACAGGTGCAGGTTGTGTTGCAATGAGGCTGAGTGCCGAGACATTGGGGCCAGTGCACTCTTGACATCCATCCGTGGAAGCACATTTGGGCCCCGCATTTGGGAGCCCTTTGTGCCGTCAGCGTCACTGAGGCTCCCTGTAATCTCAGCCTACTAGAAACCAGTCTGGGATGGACACGATGGGGCTTCTGTGCTACTGCTGGGATTGGGAGAAATAAAACATGCAATTTAAgtggaaccaaaaaaaaaaaaattcaaagatgaTTTGCTTGGATCTATTCTTGGTAAAGGGAGGTGGTGGTGTTCCCTTGTGTTGGATGGCATGAGATTATGtgaatgttttgattttttttttttttctcaaatgaaCTGCAAGATTTTTCACAGGAACGACAGACAAGACACGTATAACCGTGCATGTATCTCAAACCCCTGGTGGGGCTGGAGCATCTGTTTCAAAAAGTGGGATCTACAAGCACCTCTCAGATGGGAAAGTATGGAGGcgggtggggagggcaggggtggggtggggaggacacAGCTGCTGGCACCATGGACTATAAGACCATGTTAGAGCCGACAGTTGGCCTGAAAAACCTGAGACTTGTGCTTCACAGCTGGGCTGTAAATTGGATTTAAACCCAGTTGAAGTGAAAGTCATGGTGTGCTCAAGATGGTGACAGTGAACAGTGTGGGGTGTGCCCAGTGGTAGCAGTGGGAAAGGGTACCGAGTGGACTTTGGAGGTCTTTTAAGTCACCTGGCATCACCCACACACTCACCAGGGTGGTAGGGTGCATTGGGTTTCCAATTGGGTACTTTTAACACTTTAGTGCCTGACTGCTGTTCCTCACTGACTTGACGCAGTCACTTGTAGCTTTCTTGGTCTGAACCAGCTCCGTGTTCCCAGGTTACAGACCTGCCTACCGTTCAATAATCCTGTTTCACTTGAATGAAGGGAGTATGTCTAAATGTAAAGCTTCTGGTTCTCACACTGTACTCTGAGGTCCAAATGACTGTCTGTCCTGTAACCTGATGTCTCAGCCCCCGTGAGAAGAGTCGATTCTTCAGTGTTCACCGACAGGGGAGGCTTCACCACAACAGGCTTTTGCTTTGGGCTCTGCTGTTTGTTTGCAGAACACCCGCGAGCAaacgagcgagcgagcgagcgagcgcaCTCTCCCCAGCAGCACCGTAGGGCTTTGCCATTGTAAATGGGTCTGATGTGATATGACAAGACCAGAGAAATTGGATGTAAATTTACATTTTTGAATATGCTTGTTTCACATGATACATTTAGGGTATGCAGCTCcttttgtagtttttatttttactatttaagTTTGGAAATGATGCcaaatttttgtatttctttaatcaaTGTGTTCTCCTTGGTGATATATATTGCATTATATATTGATGTGTGTATCAATATATACTGATATGTGTTACACTTacgcatacaaacacacataagtGAGGGGTGAAACCGTAGCCTGCACTCCCTAGCCTCTGCAGAGAGACCCTGAGAGCAGAATCTCGGTGTTGTGATGtacagaaatggagaagagtaTTAAaccatatttaagaatatattttgtgTGCTTGAGATTTTTTAGGAATGTTCCTAGAAAAGTCTGCACTACGAGGACTAAATTCTTCCGTTTGTCAGATTAGTCATGCCTAATAAATGATCAGCCTTAGTTATTCTCACTGTCTGTCTATGTGAAGGATAGCCGAGGTTGCAGTCCTAGGGATATGTTCTAGGGAGCTTCCGCTTCCTACAGCCACGCTGGTTTATAGCTTCCTCCATTGTACATGTAAGTCAggcagtgtgcatgtgtttggCATTAGTGCATGAGTTTGATTAGCAGCTCTTTAGTAATGAAACCAAAATTTTATCCCAGTCTCAAGTTTTGTCTCCTTGCGTTTGAGTCCGGTAAAAGGTCCAGTGAAGTGTTACATACACtgaaggcagaaagattgcaCGTTTGAGGCTAGTTTTGGCCAcgtagcaagatcctgtctccgaaaaaaagaacaaaagactaACTATAGCTAGTCAGGGGCTGAATAGTTGGCTTAGCAGTCAGTTAAGGACGCTGACTACaaaccaggcatagtggtgcatgcgcttgggaggcagagccaggtggttctaggacaaccagagtacacagaaaccctgttgtGAAAAGCTGGGGAGAAGAAAAGGTAGTGGTGCTCTTGCACAGTGCCCACATGGTAACGCCCAGCAGGCTAACCACAGTCCTGGTGGGTCCACTGCCTTCTGACCTTCCAGTGGTACCAGGCACCCATGAGATGCACAACTATgaaggcaggcaaaacactcagagtTCAGATGGCAGAGCAGAAATTAGCCTGGCATTAATTCTTTGTCCCCAAAAGTTGAGGAGCCTACAGGTCCTTAGATTCAGAAGCCTGGTTAAGAAAAGGGTTATACCTGGCTTGCTGTTTCCAGGCTGGGAAGAAAACTGGCCACCGACCGTGCCGCTCTTACCCatcactgactgctttttcagcATGCTCCGGGCTCATCTAGCACAGAAGGTACTCAAACCAGTCTTCCTCTGGAAAGAGATAAACACAGTACAGGTAGTTTTTCTTCTACAGCATGCCTAAGTGGTAttctcagagtcaagctgtcggGCGTGCAGGATACGTGGGCTGCACTCTTGCCTGTCTGGGCCTGCATTGCTTCTCCAGCTCCCATTCCCATACCACAGCACTCCCAGACAGGCCCAGTCAGTCGATGGAGGGCTGCCTGCCAGGGTGGAATGTAAGATTCACGCCAGCTTCTCCCTTGTAGCCAACTTGAATGAATGCCAGTTGGGATTTGCATCTGCCAAAGTCCCACCCTGATGGGACTTTACTCAAAAGATGTAGACTGACTGGCTAGGGGTGAGGAAACACGGTGCTGGAGCTTGTGAGGCAGGACATGATTTCCTTGTCTTGCAGCAGTTTGGGTGCCACAGTGTGACATGTGTCTGAATGAAATGAGAGGCACACATGCAGATGTTCATCTTCAAggttttctttaagtatgttccgGCCCTTGAGCTCTGGAGATCCACCCCCAGGAATCTCAGAGCATGGCAGGCACATCCTCACCTGGGCTCAACCAGGAACCAGCCTGTAATCCCTGCTCCTTGGGAGGCTTGGCAAATCAAAGTCAGCCATGACAAATTAGTGAAATCCTTTCTCAGAGCATAGGGCTGGGATGCAGTTCAGTGGCAGTGTTTGTACAGCTTTGGACTTGGCCCCTGTTGCCATGACTATCCCCACCCAGTTCCCCAGCCTAAAGAAGTCTTAAAAGCCCAGGCTCTGAACTCTGATGACACACCTGTAACcgcagcactccggaggcaggaggatgctgagCTTTCCAGACCTGCCTTTTACCTGCCGACACCCTCTTACAGGTtggcttaagaatttcatggagaAAGGCATGTAAATTGTATAGTCTAGATCCTAGCACCTATGGTGACACTTGGTATCAAGATTCCATGGCTACCAACTTCCTGTGGAAGTGTCCAGAGTGACTTTATGCTGATGGGCACAAGGTGGTGCTATACTACAAGGATACTTACTAGCTGTGGAGAAAAGTTGCTTCATTGGAAAAGACAGGATTTTCTGACCCAGCATCAGCAGATTTCTGGGACTTCTT is part of the Apodemus sylvaticus chromosome 13, mApoSyl1.1, whole genome shotgun sequence genome and harbors:
- the Etf1 gene encoding eukaryotic peptide chain release factor subunit 1 isoform X1 translates to MADDPSAADRNVEIWKIKKLIKSLEAARGNGTSMISLIIPPKDQISRVAKMLADEFGTASNIKSRVNRLSVLGAITSVQQRLKLYNKVPPNGLVVYCGTIVTEEGKEKKVNIDFEPFKPINTSLYLCDNKFHTEALTALLSDDSKFGFIVIDGSGALFGTLQGNTREVLHKFTVDLPKKHGRGGQSALRFARLRMEKRHNYVRKVAETAVQLFISGDKVNVAGLVLAGSADFKTELSQSDMFDQRLQSKVLKLVDISYGGENGFNQAIELSTEVLSNVKFIQEKKLIGRYFDEISQDTGKYCFGVEDTLKALEMGAVEILIVYENLDIMRYVLHCQGTEEEKILYLTPEQEKDKSHFTDKETGQEHELIESMPLLEWFANNYKKFGATLEIVTDKSQEGSQFVKGFGGIGGILRYRVDFQGMEYQGGDDEFFDLDDY
- the Etf1 gene encoding eukaryotic peptide chain release factor subunit 1 isoform X2, whose amino-acid sequence is MISLIIPPKDQISRVAKMLADEFGTASNIKSRVNRLSVLGAITSVQQRLKLYNKVPPNGLVVYCGTIVTEEGKEKKVNIDFEPFKPINTSLYLCDNKFHTEALTALLSDDSKFGFIVIDGSGALFGTLQGNTREVLHKFTVDLPKKHGRGGQSALRFARLRMEKRHNYVRKVAETAVQLFISGDKVNVAGLVLAGSADFKTELSQSDMFDQRLQSKVLKLVDISYGGENGFNQAIELSTEVLSNVKFIQEKKLIGRYFDEISQDTGKYCFGVEDTLKALEMGAVEILIVYENLDIMRYVLHCQGTEEEKILYLTPEQEKDKSHFTDKETGQEHELIESMPLLEWFANNYKKFGATLEIVTDKSQEGSQFVKGFGGIGGILRYRVDFQGMEYQGGDDEFFDLDDY